A genomic stretch from Terriglobus sp. RCC_193 includes:
- a CDS encoding response regulator transcription factor, producing MAIAANTPIDKTSDGPIRTHDVLIVDDDANLCRMLTSFLSRHGWNVHSVHTGRRGLEISRSNLVAMILLDIGLPDCSGFEILREIQRSVDTPVIVISARGEETDRIVGLELGADDYLVKPFSPRELLARMSAVARRAGYQSHPKGSDGPCIINQFTISVETHEIFYKKIKISLSTAEFQLLRFLLQRAYEVCSRELLVRAVLYRPFEPLDRSLDMHILRIRRKLEVLPGFMGGICTVRNGGYMFTFSRRSQKTSD from the coding sequence ATCGCAATCGCTGCCAATACGCCAATCGACAAGACGTCGGACGGTCCGATCAGGACGCATGACGTTCTGATCGTCGATGATGACGCAAACCTATGTCGGATGCTTACAAGCTTTCTCTCGCGGCATGGATGGAATGTGCATTCGGTGCATACCGGGAGGAGGGGACTTGAGATCTCTCGCAGCAATCTGGTCGCTATGATCCTTCTCGATATTGGACTTCCGGATTGCAGCGGATTCGAAATATTACGTGAGATTCAGCGTTCGGTGGACACACCGGTGATTGTCATTAGCGCACGGGGCGAGGAGACCGACAGGATCGTGGGGTTGGAGCTAGGAGCGGACGACTACTTAGTGAAGCCCTTCAGTCCGCGCGAGCTTCTTGCCAGAATGAGTGCCGTGGCCCGGCGGGCTGGCTATCAATCTCACCCCAAGGGCTCGGATGGACCTTGCATCATCAATCAATTCACGATATCCGTGGAGACGCACGAGATCTTCTACAAGAAGATAAAGATTTCGCTGAGCACAGCAGAGTTTCAGCTTCTTCGTTTCCTGTTGCAGCGCGCGTATGAAGTTTGCAGTCGGGAGCTTCTCGTCCGCGCAGTGTTATATCGTCCGTTCGAACCGTTGGATAGAAGTCTCGACATGCATATCCTACGGATACGGCGAAAGCTTGAGGTATTACCAGGCTTCATGGGCGGCATCTGCACTGTACGTAATGGTGGCTATATGTTCACTTTCAGTCGCAGAAGCCAAAAGACAAGTGATTGA
- a CDS encoding type II secretory protein PulD, which translates to MLLIPCLGVSQNKGLDQPIREESQRVTPLRPTQPLQLKEPPKTVHHASTSEKREADDAYLEGAREFDHKHFEKAEHCFERAVQLDPDNRTYALALLYARETNVNGLIQSALKARLQGDSESAERILASTRSIDPTNPLVMQYAAKEVAAHTPASHLSKSQSDDIEGPIQFAPFGNIGSFHLHDEPREVIRQIYGAFGIATVFDPSVVSGKPLRIDVDNVDFLNVSRILRKAAHLLIVPLDSTTALIAADTKDNREALTPLVEETIYLPSLPQQQMLDLANVARGVFELTQVGVSTKNGAIVVRGPQPVVRRVDEVLEQLTNHESDVVLDINIYEMDKTTTRKIGFVPPTSASATNISSAAQKLISDNQTLLNESISSGALSLSGTTYEQELQEVAFLVAAGVSGSSTFTSILGTLGSYDGIPLLGISMSSTSFNMLLSATDARILNAVQIRSKNQEEVTFRVGSRYPILTAVTTYASSSSVASELAAAGVSSSVISQIVGSSSSSSGTSTPQIQFEDIGLTLKVTPRVLRNANVQLSMDLKLESLGGTGVNDIPILNNRALKSTVTVAAGETTMLTALVTTNEIKALDGIPGLDQLPGFQSTDKNSDGTKDQLLITVTPHIVSGLSMRVEMRELHAQ; encoded by the coding sequence ATGCTGCTGATCCCGTGTCTTGGTGTAAGCCAGAACAAAGGATTGGATCAACCTATTCGAGAAGAGTCTCAAAGAGTCACCCCTTTGAGACCGACGCAGCCACTTCAATTGAAGGAACCGCCTAAGACGGTGCATCACGCCTCTACGAGCGAAAAGCGTGAGGCAGACGATGCCTACCTCGAGGGGGCCAGAGAATTTGACCACAAACACTTCGAAAAGGCGGAGCACTGTTTTGAGCGAGCCGTTCAGCTTGATCCTGACAATCGAACGTATGCGCTTGCCCTCCTCTACGCCCGTGAGACAAACGTGAACGGGTTGATTCAGTCCGCCCTCAAAGCCCGCCTTCAAGGAGATTCTGAAAGCGCTGAACGAATACTCGCGTCTACCAGAAGCATTGACCCGACCAACCCTCTGGTCATGCAGTACGCAGCCAAAGAAGTCGCCGCACATACTCCTGCCAGTCACCTTTCGAAATCACAGTCCGACGATATCGAGGGCCCCATCCAATTTGCTCCGTTCGGCAATATCGGAAGTTTTCACCTGCACGACGAGCCCCGTGAGGTCATTCGTCAGATCTACGGGGCTTTCGGAATTGCAACAGTCTTTGACCCTTCCGTTGTGAGCGGTAAGCCTCTTCGGATCGACGTGGACAACGTCGATTTTTTAAACGTGTCTCGCATTCTAAGAAAGGCCGCTCATCTCCTCATCGTTCCTCTTGATTCCACCACCGCTCTTATTGCAGCAGACACAAAGGATAACCGCGAAGCGCTCACGCCGCTGGTGGAGGAGACGATCTACCTCCCCAGTCTGCCGCAACAGCAAATGCTCGATCTTGCAAATGTGGCGCGAGGAGTCTTCGAATTGACTCAGGTTGGTGTTTCCACAAAAAACGGGGCCATCGTCGTCCGTGGACCGCAACCTGTAGTACGGCGTGTCGATGAAGTCCTGGAACAGCTGACGAACCACGAATCGGATGTAGTGCTCGACATCAACATCTACGAGATGGACAAAACGACCACCCGCAAGATTGGCTTTGTACCACCCACGTCTGCATCCGCGACGAATATTTCGAGCGCCGCCCAGAAGCTCATTTCAGACAATCAAACTCTGCTGAACGAATCAATCTCAAGCGGGGCGCTTTCACTGTCGGGGACCACCTATGAACAAGAACTGCAAGAGGTAGCCTTTCTCGTCGCCGCCGGGGTGTCAGGGAGTAGCACCTTCACCAGCATCCTGGGGACATTGGGCAGCTATGATGGCATTCCTTTGCTCGGGATCTCAATGAGTTCGACGAGCTTCAATATGCTTCTGAGCGCCACCGACGCTCGCATTCTGAATGCTGTACAGATTCGCTCTAAGAATCAGGAGGAGGTCACGTTTCGGGTCGGCTCGCGATATCCCATCTTGACCGCAGTTACCACATACGCCTCGAGTAGTTCCGTTGCCAGTGAGCTTGCAGCAGCAGGTGTCAGCAGTTCGGTAATCTCGCAGATCGTCGGCTCCAGCAGTAGTAGTAGCGGAACCTCCACGCCGCAGATCCAGTTCGAGGATATCGGCCTCACACTTAAAGTCACGCCGAGGGTCTTACGGAATGCAAACGTACAGCTCTCCATGGATCTAAAACTCGAATCGTTGGGAGGGACCGGCGTCAATGACATTCCGATTCTGAACAATCGCGCACTGAAGTCGACGGTCACTGTGGCCGCAGGTGAGACCACGATGCTCACGGCTCTAGTTACCACCAATGAGATAAAAGCCTTGGACGGGATCCCTGGGCTAGACCAGCTTCCCGGATTCCAAAGTACGGATAAGAATTCGGATGGAACTAAGGATCAACTGCTCATCACTGTAACGCCACATATTGTGAGCGGCCTCTCCATGAGGGTCGAGATGCGCGAGTTGCATGCACAGTGA
- a CDS encoding protease pro-enzyme activation domain-containing protein, protein MKTHITELFRASERLIKLSLLLIRHLLPSLLAQFCLGGVLHALFSVCFDATAFVRFYRKQRTDILNSSLLGEALRFAILFLVSFPVAFCGNLYGQTVRPRITQDINTAERITLTGSHPPMARAEQDSGHVPSGKQLDGLTLVLSRTSEQESELQSLIAAQHDPMSSQYHQWLTPDAFATRFGISDSDLGKIESWLQQQGFVVKGVAHNKSRITFSGTVNQVESAFRTEIHYYKSDSTTNFAPATDISIPSALSSVVQAVSNLSTFRPKPHVKFKTGQRASSASPNFTSSQSGSHYLSPADVTTIYNVTPAYNAGYTGSGQAIAVVGQSAIQMSDIENFQKAAGFSVKDPSLVLVPNSGSSTYYTGGDEAESDLDLEYTSTIAKGATIYFVYTGNNQNYGVFDSLEYAIDTKLAPIISVSYGACETALGSSDYATYNGILAQAAAQGQTVIAASGDSGSTDCYEQTTLTMAQRQALAVDFPASSQYVTGMGGTEFPSSDVSSSNTTYWTSASGSDVVSSAKSYIPEQVWNDDSSSNGLSSGGGGTSSLTARPSWQTGVSGISSGSYRLIPDVSLDSSPENAGYLFCSSDADATGVSGSCSNGFRDSNNTYLTVAGGTSFASPIFAGMIALINQKLNSSGQGVINSVLYQLASNSSTYASAFHDITSGSNACTAGSSYCSGSATSQYSATTGYDLATGLGSVDFYNLLSAWPTPSTTSSQASSKTTLSAATTAPTSGANDVVSITVASNSSSVSSTPTGTLSIAVDGTTVNSSLAMSNGSASYTFSSTVSGTHVVTATYSGDTTFASSTGTITLTIGSTTGTTSGNGGSGSSTVTVTPSGGFTGTVDLSLSTTSSYLQQYACYDLSNANITSTSPVSQTLTIYLGTTYCENAQLKSHIHKFKTAAFGSAHSSSPTYSSSGSTMILAGFLAMGLFGLRRRRIGGILVVLFGVFYSFLLVGCGSDATSSSKNFAISISPSTMTISAGTSNVPTGTYSITVSGSSSTLSSSANLTLTVN, encoded by the coding sequence ATGAAGACGCATATCACTGAACTATTTCGAGCCAGCGAGCGCCTGATCAAACTGTCGCTGCTTCTCATACGGCATCTGCTTCCATCCCTCCTGGCACAGTTCTGTTTGGGCGGGGTTCTCCACGCGCTGTTCTCTGTATGTTTTGACGCAACCGCATTCGTTCGGTTCTACAGAAAGCAGAGAACGGACATCTTAAACAGTTCACTGCTGGGAGAGGCCCTCCGTTTTGCGATTCTCTTTCTTGTGTCCTTCCCCGTCGCCTTTTGCGGCAACCTCTATGGGCAGACCGTTCGTCCGCGGATTACCCAAGACATCAACACAGCGGAGCGGATCACACTCACCGGTTCGCACCCGCCGATGGCGCGTGCAGAGCAAGATTCCGGTCACGTGCCTTCCGGCAAACAGCTTGATGGATTGACGCTCGTTCTAAGCAGAACCTCGGAACAGGAGTCGGAGCTTCAGTCCCTGATCGCCGCCCAACATGATCCCATGTCGTCCCAATATCATCAGTGGTTGACCCCGGACGCGTTTGCTACGCGATTCGGAATATCCGATTCTGATCTTGGCAAAATCGAGTCGTGGCTACAACAGCAGGGATTTGTGGTGAAGGGGGTGGCTCACAACAAGAGCCGAATCACGTTCTCCGGCACCGTGAACCAAGTCGAATCAGCGTTTCGAACCGAGATCCACTATTACAAATCGGACTCGACCACCAACTTTGCGCCAGCAACGGATATCTCGATACCGTCCGCTCTTTCTTCTGTCGTTCAGGCGGTTTCAAACCTATCGACGTTTCGACCGAAACCTCATGTGAAGTTTAAGACTGGACAGCGCGCTTCGTCAGCATCTCCGAACTTCACCTCTAGCCAATCTGGAAGCCACTACCTAAGCCCCGCAGATGTCACAACGATCTATAACGTAACTCCTGCCTATAACGCTGGCTACACAGGGTCCGGCCAAGCCATCGCTGTCGTAGGGCAATCTGCGATCCAGATGTCAGACATCGAGAACTTCCAGAAAGCCGCCGGGTTCTCAGTGAAAGATCCTTCGCTCGTGCTTGTTCCCAACTCTGGAAGTTCGACTTATTACACCGGGGGTGACGAAGCGGAATCCGACCTGGACTTGGAGTACACGAGCACCATTGCAAAGGGAGCCACGATCTACTTCGTTTACACCGGCAACAATCAGAATTATGGCGTGTTTGACTCCCTGGAATACGCAATCGACACAAAGCTCGCGCCTATCATCAGCGTTAGTTACGGGGCTTGCGAAACCGCGCTCGGCTCCAGCGATTACGCAACTTACAACGGGATCTTGGCGCAGGCGGCTGCACAGGGACAAACGGTCATCGCTGCGAGTGGAGATTCCGGATCGACAGACTGCTATGAGCAGACGACTCTCACAATGGCGCAGAGACAAGCCCTCGCCGTCGATTTCCCGGCGAGCAGTCAATATGTCACCGGCATGGGCGGCACCGAGTTCCCGTCTTCCGACGTGTCGTCCTCCAACACTACCTACTGGACATCTGCCAGCGGAAGCGATGTGGTCTCATCGGCCAAGTCCTATATACCCGAGCAGGTCTGGAACGATGATTCATCGAGCAACGGGCTCTCGTCCGGAGGTGGAGGAACCAGCAGCCTGACTGCGCGACCGAGCTGGCAGACCGGCGTCTCGGGGATCTCCTCGGGAAGCTACCGCCTCATCCCTGACGTTTCCCTTGATTCCTCCCCGGAGAACGCAGGTTATCTATTCTGTTCAAGCGATGCTGACGCGACCGGTGTCAGTGGAAGCTGTTCTAATGGCTTCCGAGACAGCAACAACACCTATCTCACCGTCGCCGGTGGCACAAGCTTCGCCTCGCCGATCTTCGCCGGAATGATAGCGCTCATCAATCAGAAGCTCAATTCCTCGGGACAGGGCGTTATCAACTCAGTCCTTTATCAACTGGCGTCGAACTCCAGCACCTATGCCTCAGCGTTCCACGACATCACCAGCGGAAGTAATGCCTGCACGGCGGGTTCAAGTTATTGTTCTGGGAGCGCTACAAGCCAGTATTCCGCGACTACCGGATACGACTTAGCGACGGGCCTCGGCTCCGTCGATTTTTACAATCTGCTGTCGGCCTGGCCAACGCCCTCGACTACGTCTTCGCAGGCATCCTCGAAGACTACTCTCAGCGCCGCAACTACCGCGCCTACCTCTGGGGCGAATGACGTGGTGAGCATCACGGTTGCGTCGAACTCAAGTAGCGTCTCGTCCACACCGACGGGGACGCTCTCGATCGCCGTGGACGGCACCACGGTGAATTCTTCTCTTGCGATGTCGAATGGATCGGCAAGCTATACCTTTTCCTCGACTGTTTCCGGAACGCATGTCGTGACTGCAACTTATTCGGGGGACACCACTTTTGCAAGCTCGACGGGAACCATTACCCTTACCATCGGTTCGACGACCGGAACGACTTCTGGCAATGGAGGATCAGGTTCCAGCACAGTCACCGTGACACCGTCCGGAGGATTCACGGGCACAGTCGACCTATCACTCTCGACAACGAGCTCTTATTTACAGCAATACGCTTGCTACGATCTGTCGAACGCGAATATTACCAGCACAAGTCCGGTTAGTCAGACATTGACGATCTACTTGGGAACGACCTATTGCGAGAACGCACAATTGAAGAGCCATATTCACAAATTTAAGACTGCGGCTTTCGGTTCGGCGCACTCATCCAGCCCAACTTATAGTTCTTCGGGCAGCACAATGATTCTTGCCGGATTTCTCGCAATGGGACTTTTCGGATTACGACGGCGTCGTATCGGCGGCATCCTTGTTGTTCTGTTCGGTGTCTTCTACAGCTTCTTGTTGGTCGGTTGCGGAAGCGACGCAACTTCTTCGTCGAAGAACTTTGCAATCTCCATCTCTCCATCCACAATGACGATTTCTGCCGGGACGTCGAACGTACCCACGGGTACCTACAGCATCACGGTGAGTGGCAGTTCTTCAACGTTGTCTTCGTCGGCAAATTT